Proteins from a genomic interval of Medicago truncatula cultivar Jemalong A17 chromosome 3, MtrunA17r5.0-ANR, whole genome shotgun sequence:
- the LOC11429948 gene encoding protein PHOTOSYSTEM I ASSEMBLY 2, chloroplastic, translating into MMAGSACASSCCASALIPKSTPPIAVVFCGNRSFVTNRISRLCVRVSMFDSSSSSSDFTKRMEQAWLISQQPRPVVCSSCSSKGHIECKWCGGTGFFVLGDNMLCEVPSRNTSCIICSGQGSTCCSNCQGTGFRAKWLEEPPAS; encoded by the exons ATGATGGCTGGCTCTGCGTGTGCTTCTTCTTGTTGTGCCTCTGCGCTCATTCCTAAATCAACGCCTCCAATTGCAGTCGTCTTTTGCGGCAATAGAAGTTTCGTAACCAATCGAATTTCTCGCTTATGCGTTAGGGTTTCCATGTTTGACTCCTCCTCTTCGTCTTCCGATTTTACTAAGCGCATGGAACAAGCCTGGTTAATCTCTCAG CAACCAAGGCCAGTTGTGTGTTCATCTTGCAGCTCAAAAGGGCATATTGAATGCAAATGGTGTGGGGGTACTGgtttttttgttcttggtgacAACATGCTTTGTGAAGTTCCATCCAGAAACACTAGTTGTATTATTTGCAGTGGACAG GGATCAACTTGTTGCTCTAATTGTCAAGGAACAGGCTTTCGTGCAAAGTGGTTGGAAGAACCTCCTGCATCCTAG
- the LOC11423334 gene encoding probable protein phosphatase 2C 60 — protein MGIYLSTPKTEKFSEDGENDRLRYGLSSMQGWRASMEDAHAAYTDLDKSTSFFGVYDGHGGKVVAKFCAKFLHQQMLKNEAYLAGDIGTSLQQAFLRMDEMMRGQRGWRELSILGDKINKFSGMIEGLIWSPRSSNGINRVDDWAFEEGPHSDFAGPTSGSTACVAVIRNNQVVVANAGDSRCVISRKGQAYNLSRDHKPDLEIEKERILKAGGFIHAGRVNGSLNLARAIGDMEFKQNKFLPAEKQVVTANPDINTVELCDEDEFMVLACDGIWDCLSSQQLVDLVHEQLCSETRLSTVCERVLDRCLAPSTAGGEGCDNMTMILVQFKKPAQSSAPAEEQSSSNEPAESHVEPKVERNEV, from the exons ATGGGAATATATCTCAGTACTCCCAAAACTGAAAAGTTTTCTGAAGACGGCGAAAATGACCGTCTTAGATATGGTTTATCATCAATGCAAGGCTGGCGTGCATCAATGGAAGATGCT cATGCTGCATATACTGATCTGGACAAGTCTACTTCATTTTTTGGTGTTTATGATGGTCATGGAg GTAAGGTGGTTGCAAAGTTTTGTGCTAAGTTTCTTCACCAACAGAtgctaaaaaatgaagcatACTTAGCTGGAGATATAGGAACCTCTCTTCAACAAGCTTTTCTAAG AATGGATGAGATGATGCGTGGTCAAAGAGGATGGAGGGAGCTATCAATCTTGGGAGATAAGATAAACAAGTTCAGTGGGATGATAGAAGGGTTGATTTGGTCTCCACGAAGCAGCAATGGTATTAACCGAGTTGATGATTGGGCCTTTGAGGAG GGACCTCATTCTGATTTTGCTGGACCAACTTCAGGAAGCACAGCCTGTGTTGCAGTTATTAGAAACAACCAAGTTGTTGTTGCAAATGCTGGTGATTCCCGTTGTGTAATATCTCGGAAGGGCCAG GCATACAATTTGTCTAGAGACCACAAACCTGATCTTGAGATTGAGAAGGAAAGAATCTTAAAAGCTGGTGGTTTTATTCATGCAGGACGAGTGAATGGCAGTTTAAACCTTGCAAGAGCTATTG GTGACATGGAATTTAAACAGAATAAGTTTCTTCCCGCTGAAAAGCAAGTTGTAACTGCCAATCCAGATATAAACACT GTTGAGCTTTGTGATGAAGATGAGTTTATGGTGTTGGCTTGTGATGGCATATG GGACTGCTTGTCAAGTCAACAATTGGTAGATTTAGTTCATGAACAACTGTGTTCG GAAACGAGACTTTCTACAGTGTGTGAAAGAGTACTTGACCGGTGTTTGGCACCATCAACTGCTGGTGGCGAAGGATGTGATAACATGACCATGATCTTGGTGCAGTTCAAAAAACCTGCTCAGTCCAGTGCACCTGCAGAAGAGCAATCATCATCAAACGAACCAGCTGAATCACATGTTGAACCAAAAGTGGAAAGAAACGAAGTTTAG
- the LOC11426745 gene encoding protein TIC 55, chloroplastic, which yields MALVNPFLLPTKTHFALPVSPPPSKQILLWTSPSSSFSFNLNKGLSSSRRKHAGYLPATADVKTASTLLDVEEDQKVLVGPSSEQERRGERELAAYDWKEEWYPLYLTKNVPDDAPLGLTVFDKNLVLFKDGNDQFQCYEDRCPHRLAKLSEGQLIDGRLECLYHGWQFEGEGKCVKIPQLPADAKIPRSACVKTYEVRDSQGVIWVWMSPKVPPNVSKIPWFENFARPGFQDVSTTHELPYDHSILLENLMDPAHIPISHDRTDWTAKREDAQPLLFEVTERTDRGFAGWWGREKDGTKPNFLRFEAPCVLQNNREIVDKNGEINYFSGLFLCRPTGQGKSMLIVRFGGTKRSPIVKLFPQWYFHQNASKVFEQDMGFLSSQNEILLKEKVPTKELYLNLKSSDTWVAEYRKWMDKVGHGMPYHFGHNTISLPKEPAVIEHAPAGLIAGLSASSPAKGGIGTMHAPNLANRYFRHVIHCKGCRTAVKAFQTWKNALSAVVVALAALAILVTGRQWKAILLASAALCSVGVYACSTAVALNTTNFIRTHRRL from the exons ATGGCGTTGGTAAATCCATTTCTTCTCCCTACCAAAACTCATTTTGCTTTGCCAGTTTCACCTCCACCATCCAAACAAATACTCCTTTGGACTAGCCCATCTTCCAGTTTCAGTTTCAATCTCAACAAAGGCTTGTCATCAAGCAGAAGAAAGCATGCAGGGTATCTCCCCGCCACGGCAGATGTCAAAACTGCATCAACTTTACTTGATGTGGAAGAAGATCAGAAAGTTCTAGTGGGACCTTCCAGTGAGCAAGAACGCAGGGGTGAGAGAGAACTTGCAGCTTATGATTGGAAAGAGGAATGGTACCCTTTGTACCTCACTAAGAATGTACCAGATGATGCACCGTTGGGTCTCACAGTATTTGACAAGAACCTTGTTTTGTTTAAAGATGGCAATGATCAGTTTCAATGCTATGAAGATCGGTGTCCTCACAG GTTAGCAAAACTATCTGAAGGCCAGTTGATTGATGGAAGGCTTGAATGCCTGTATCATGGATGGCAATTCGAAGGCGAAGGGAAATGTGTGAAGATACCTCAG CTTCCAGCTGATGCAAAAATTCCCAGGTCAGCCTGTGTTAAAACATATGAGGTGAGGGATTCTCAAGGTGTTATTTGGGTATGGATGTCACCAAAGGTACCTCCAAATGTCAGCAAAATACCTTGGTTTGAGAACTTTGCAAGGCCAGGGTTTCAAGATGTTTCAACAACTCATGAACTCCCATATGATCATTCTATTCTACTGGAAAACTTGATGGATCCTGCTCATATTCCAATCTCGCACGATAGAACAGATTGGACTGCAAAGAGAGAAGATGCACAACCGCTACTTTTTGAGGTGACAGAACGAACTGATAGAGGGTTTGCAGGTTGGTGGGGACGAGAGAAAGACGGCACTAAGCCTAACTTCTTACGGTTTGAGGCTCCTTGTGTTCTACAAAATAACAGGGAAATTGTAGATAAAAATGGTGAAATAAACTACTTCAGTGGTCTGTTCCTTTGTAGGCCAACTGGACAAGGGAAATCCATGCTGATAGTGAGGTTTGGAGGAACAAAAAGATCTCCAATAGTAAAACTGTTTCCTCAATGGTACTTCCATCAGAATGCAAGCAAGGTTTTTGAACAAGACATGGGATTCTTATCATCACAAAATGAAATTCTTTTGAAAGAGAAGGTTCCGACAAAGGAACTATACCTGAATTTAAAATCATCAGACACATGGGTTGCTGAATACCGTAAGTGGATGGATAAAGTGGGACACGGGATGCCATATCATTTTGGTCACAACACTATTTCCCTGCCCAAAGAGCCGGCTGTGATTGAACATGCGCCTGCTGGACTCATTGCAGGACTATCAGCTTCTTCACCTGCAAAGGGGGGCATTGGAACAATGCATGCTCCAAATTTAGCAAATAGATATTTTAGGCATGTAATACATTGCAAAGGATGTAGAACCGCCGTCAAAGCTTTTCAAACTTGGAAAAATGCCCTTTCGGCTGTGGTCGTTGCATTAGCTGCATTAGCAATTCTGGTTACTGGGAGACAATGGAAAGCCATCCTGTTGGCATCTGCAGCCCTGTGCTCTGTTGGAGTATATGCTTGTTCAACAGCTGTTGCATTGaatacaacaaattttattaggACACATAGGAGATTGTGA
- the LOC11431942 gene encoding pentatricopeptide repeat-containing protein At4g31850, chloroplastic: MTVLLLCSSTTTCCNNGMSFCYTLTDTNFYVLTNHGGPTTNFVKIKTLSNGSLLNLKKHGTTRVGHRAFRTITRCNHDNDLVVVNNGKRKKNKTSVSEEEVMTILKSISDPNSAFSYFKIVSQLTNFVHTTDACNYMLEILREQRRIEDMVFVFDLMQKKVIYRNLTTYMTIFKALSIKGGIGRAPFALRKMTEVGFILNAYSYNGLIHLLLPGFCNEALKVYKRMISEGMKPSMKTYSALMVALGRRGDTRKIMNLLEEMKSIGLRPNIYTYTICIRALGRARRIDDAWGIFKEMDDEGCGPDVITYTVLIDALCAAGKLDKAKELYVKMRASSHSPDRVTYITLMDKFGKVGDLETVKRFWNEMEVDGYAPDVVTYTILIEALCKSGDVDRAFDMLDVMTTKGIFPNLHTYNTMICGLLKARRLDEALELLENMESLGVKPTAFSYVLFIDYYGKSGDPAKAIDTFETMKKRGIMPSIAACNASLYTLAETGRISEAEDIFNDLHKCGLSPDSVTYNMLMKCYSKAGQIDKATQLLSEMISKGCEPDVMIINSLINTLYKAGRVDAAWKMFGRLKNLKLAPTVVTYNILLTGLGKEGKILKALELFGSMTESGCPPNTITFNSLLDCLSKNDAVDLALKMFCRMTMMNCNPDVLTYNTIIYGLIREGRIDYAFWFFHQMKKFLSPDYVTLCTLIPGVVRHGRVEDAIKVVMEFVHQACLQTNSQFWGELMECILTEAEIEEAISFAEILVCNSVCQDDHVMLPLIKVLCKRKKALDAQNVFDKFTKNLGIHPTLESYNCLMDGLLGSNFTEKALELFEDMKSAGTHPNNFTYNLLLDAHGKSKRINKLYDLYSEMRSRGCEPNAITHNIIISALVKSNNLNKALDLYYELMSGDFSPTPCTYGPLIDGLLKAGRSEQAMKIFEEMLDYGCGPNSVIYNILINGFGKSGEIDFACELFKKMVKEGIRPDLKSYTILVECLCITGRIDEAVQYFEELKLTGLDPDTVSYNFIINGLGKSRRLDEALSLFSEMKNRGISPDLYTYNALILHLGIAGKVDVAVKMYEELQLVGLEPSVFTYNALIRGHSLSGNKDQAFSVFKKMMVVGCSPNTETFAQLPNKC, translated from the coding sequence ATGACAGTCTTGCTTCTCTGCTCCTCAACAACCACATGTTGTAACAACGGTATGTCATTCTGCTATACTTTGACTGATACTAATTTCTATGTTCTCACCAATCATGGAGGACCAACCACcaattttgtcaaaatcaaaactttatcaAATGGGTCGTTGTTAAATTTGAAGAAACATGGAACAACACGTGTGGGTCATCGTGCATTTAGGACTATAACTAGATGTAACCATGACAATGATTTGGTTGTTGTAAATAATGGCAAGAGAAAGAAGAACAAAACTAGCGTGTCTGAAGAAGAAGTTATGACCATTTTGAAGTCTATTTCAGATCCAAATTCTGCTTTTTCATACTTTAAGATAGTTTCTCAGTTGACTAATTTTGTGCATACCACTGATGCATGCAATTACATGCTAGAGATTTTGAGAGAACAAAGGAGAATTGAGGATAtggtttttgtgtttgatttgatgCAAAAGAAAGTTATTTACAGGAATTTGACTACATACATGACTATTTTCAAGGCTCTTTCGATTAAAGGCGGGATTGGAAGAGCGCCTTTTGCGCTTAGAAAGATGACGGAAGTTGGGTTTATTTTGAATGCATATTCATATAATGGGTTGATTCATTTACTGTTACCTGGTTTTTGTAACGAGGCTTTGAAGGTTTACAAAAGAATGATCTCAGAAGGGATGAAGCCTAGCATGAAGACATACTCGGCGTTAATGGTTGCATTAGGGAGGAGAGGGGACACCAGGAAGATTATGAATTTATTGGAAGAAATGAAGAGTATTGGTTTGAGGCCGAATATTTACACGTATACAATATGTATTAGAGCGCTTGGGAGGGCGAGGAGAATTGACGATGCATGGGGGATTTTCAAGGAAATGGACGATGAAGGATGCGGGCCTGATGTTATCACTTATACGGTTCTGATCGATGCTCTTTGTGCTGCAGGAAAACTTGACAAGGCCAAGGAATTATATGTAAAGATGAGAGCTAGCAGTCACAGTCCGGATCGTGTAACATACATTACATTGATGGACAAGTTTGGTAAAGTTGGGGACTTGGAAACCGTGAAAAGATTCTGGAATGAGATGGAGGTAGATGGTTATGCTCCCGACGTGGTTACCTACACTATACTTATCGAGGCTTTATGCAAATCCGGGGATGTTGATCGGGCGTTTGATATGTTAGATGTGATGACAACAAAAGGAATTTTTCCAAATCTTCATACTTATAACACAATGATCTGTGGACTTTTGAAGGCAAGAAGATTGGATGAGGCATTAGAACTTCTTGAAAATATGGAATCTTTGGGCGTTAAACCAACCGCTTTTTCTTATGTTCTTTTCATTGATTATTATGGAAAATCTGGTGATCCTGCAAAAGCTATTGACACCTTTGAAACAATGAAAAAGAGAGGAATTATGCCCAGCATAGCAGCGTGTAATGCGTCTTTATATACTCTTGCAGAGACGGGTAGGATCAGTGAAGCTGAAGATATATTCAATGATCTTCACAAGTGTGGCCTTTCGCCGGATTCAGTAACCTATAACATGTTGATGAAGTGCTATAGCAAAGCGGGGCAAATTGACAAAGCCACACAACTTTTGTCAGAGATGATAAGCAAGGGGTGTGAACCAGATGTAATGATAATCAATTCTTTAATCAACACACTTTACAAAGCTGGCCGAGTTGATGCGGCGTGGAAGATGTTTGGGAGACTGAAGAATTTGAAGCTAGCTCCTACGGTTGTGACATACAACATTTTACTTACTGGTCTTGGGAAAGAGGGAAAAATCCTGAAGGCCCTTGAATTATTTGGGAGTATGACAGAGTCTGGATGCCCTCCAAATACAATAACTTTTAACTCGCTCCTCGATTGTCTTTCCAAGAATGATGCAGTTGATTTGGCTTTGAAGATGTTTTGTAGAATGACAATGATGAACTGTAATCCTGATGTTCTGACATACAACACTATCATCTATGGTTTGATAAGAGAAGGAAGAATTGATTACGCGTTCTGGTTTTTCCATCAGATGAAGAAATTTCTTTCACCTGATTATGTAACTTTGTGCACACTCATTCCCGGTGTTGTAAGGCATGGAAGGGTTGAGGATGCAATCAAGGTTGTAATGGAATTTGTACACCAGGCATGTTTACAGACAAATTCACAATTCTGGGGTGAACTAATGGAATGTATTTTAACCGAAGCAGAAATTGAAGAAGCCATTTCATTTGCTGAAATATTGGTATGCAATTCTGTTTGCCAAGATGATCATGTAATGTTACCTCTAATTAAAGTCCTGTGTAAGCGGAAAAAAGCCCTCGATGCTCAAAATGTATTTGACAAATTCACCAAAAACTTGGGAATTCACCCAACCCTAGAATCATACAATTGCCTGATGGATGGACTTCTTGGATCTAATTTCACTGAAAAGGCTCTAGAACTTTTTGAGGATATGAAGAGCGCAGGTACTCATCCTAACAATTTTACTTACAATTTGTTGCTTGATGCTCACGGTAAATCCAAGAGGATCAATAAACTTTATGATCTGTACAGTGAGATGCGTTCTAGAGGATGCGAGCCAAATGCTATAACCCATAACATTATCATCTCCGCGCTTGTGAAATCTAATAATTTGAATAAAGCTTTGGATTTATATTATGAACTCATGAGTGGTGATTTCTCTCCCACTCCTTGTACATATGGTCCTCTTATAGATGGTCTTTTAAAAGCTGGAAGATCCGAGCAAGCAATGAAAATTTTCGAGGAGATGTTAGATTATGGATGCGGGCCCAACAGTGTTATTTACAATATTCTTATCAACGGATTTGGGAAATCGggtgaaattgattttgcttgTGAATTGTTCAAAAAGATGGTTAAAGAAGGAATCAGGCCAGATTTGAAATCTTACACCATTCTTGTAGAATGTCTGTGCATAACTGGTAGAATTGATGAAGCTGTTCAGTATTTTGAGGAACTAAAGTTGACTGGGCTTGATCCTGATACGGTTTCGTACAATTTTATTATCAACGGGCTTGGAAAATCACGTAGATTGGATGAAGCTCTTTCTCTCTTTAGTGAAATGAAGAATAGAGGAATTTCTCCTGATCTTTATACTTACAATGCATTGATTTTACATCTTGGAATTGCTGGAAAGGTAGACGTCGCTGTAAAGATGTATGAGGAACTACAACTTGTGGGTCTTGAACCGAGTGTTTTCACTTATAATGCTCTCATTCGTGGTCATAGTTTGTCAGGCAATAAAGATCAAGCCTTCTCTGTCTTCAAAAAGATGATGGTTGTCGGTTGTAGCCCCAACACGGAAACATTTGCACAACTGCCTAATAAGTGTTGA
- the LOC11428801 gene encoding probable steroid-binding protein 3 yields MEMTAQQLSEYNGTDPSKPIYVAVKGRVYDVTTGKSFYGPGGAYAMFAGKDASRALAKMSKNEEDITSSLDGLTEKEIGVLNDWETKFVAKYPVVATIVS; encoded by the coding sequence atggAGATGACAGCACAACAACTGAGCGAATACAACGGCACAGACCCATCGAAGCCCATCTACGTGGCGGTGAAGGGTCGCGTTTACGACGTCACCACCGGTAAATCCTTCTACGGTCCAGGTGGAGCCTACGCCATGTTCGCCGGCAAAGACGCTAGCAGAGCACTTGCAAAGATGAGCAAGAACGAAGAAGATATCACCTCATCGCTCGATGGACTCACCGAGAAAGAGATCGGAGTTCTCAATGATTGGGAAACCAAGTTTGTAGCTAAGTACCCTGTTGTTGCCACCATcgttagttaa